The following are from one region of the uncultured Methanobrevibacter sp. genome:
- a CDS encoding prepilin peptidase, with amino-acid sequence MDFNVIFLAQIIVTSLFCFLAAIFDVKSGIISDKLNLSLLVFGLISNLILSIISNNIKYIIGAIISMIVTYIVTLLFWKLKIWGGGDVKLFTAIATAIPFGINIDFLNIFPQLSIYPFSFTVIINSILVAFPFLLIFTCYLILENTLFNSNKDILFSFLNLNSISLFLKLNLNKLVKIKDLKEGMIINDYYFNNEKIVSLINDIDGNLKVYKTKNNVNFNYYFKSQSAGGITSKDMYLLKIMNAQSIISDNISIKLGFPFAPAICIGFLVSVVYGDLIILFIKKFFLVM; translated from the coding sequence ATGGATTTTAATGTTATATTTTTAGCTCAAATTATAGTTACATCTTTATTTTGTTTTTTAGCTGCAATTTTTGATGTTAAATCAGGAATTATATCTGATAAATTAAATTTATCTTTATTGGTTTTTGGATTAATTTCAAATCTAATTTTATCAATAATTTCTAATAACATTAAATACATTATAGGTGCTATAATTTCAATGATTGTAACTTATATTGTAACTTTATTATTTTGGAAATTAAAAATTTGGGGTGGTGGTGATGTTAAATTATTTACTGCAATTGCTACTGCTATACCATTTGGTATCAATATTGATTTTTTAAATATTTTTCCGCAATTATCAATTTATCCATTTTCATTTACTGTTATTATAAATAGTATTTTAGTAGCATTTCCATTTTTACTTATTTTCACTTGTTATTTAATATTAGAAAATACTTTATTTAATTCAAATAAAGATATTTTGTTTTCATTTTTAAATTTAAATTCAATTTCTTTATTTTTAAAGTTAAATTTAAATAAATTGGTGAAAATTAAGGATTTAAAAGAAGGAATGATAATTAATGATTATTATTTTAATAATGAAAAAATTGTTAGTTTAATAAATGATATTGATGGAAACTTAAAAGTGTATAAAACAAAAAATAATGTAAATTTTAATTATTATTTTAAATCACAAAGTGCTGGAGGAATAACCAGTAAAGACATGTATTTATTGAAAATTATGAATGCTCAAAGTATAATATCTGATAATATTTCAATAAAATTAGGTTTTCCATTTGCACCAGCAATATGTATAGGATTTTTAGTATCTGTAGTTTATGGAGATTTGATTATTTTATTTATTAAAAAATTTTTCCTGGTGATGTAA
- a CDS encoding class III signal peptide-containing protein — translation MFKENKGQISVEYLFIFAISLIILTVFTIPLANLAIEKTTDVSNALNVKSQLYKIASGINQVYSEGQGAKQSINLELDENVNVNIYRNHLSANVKFNDKSSKLIKVNHDCDDVSGVLQLNKGKNTIIIQWPENMENIIISKKIN, via the coding sequence ATGTTTAAAGAAAATAAAGGCCAAATTTCAGTAGAATATTTATTTATTTTTGCAATATCACTAATTATTTTAACAGTTTTCACTATACCATTAGCTAATTTAGCTATAGAAAAAACTACTGATGTTTCAAATGCTTTAAATGTTAAATCTCAATTATATAAAATAGCTAGTGGTATTAATCAAGTTTATAGTGAAGGTCAAGGTGCTAAACAAAGTATTAATTTAGAACTTGATGAAAATGTTAATGTTAATATTTATAGAAATCATCTTTCAGCCAATGTAAAATTTAATGATAAATCATCTAAGTTAATTAAAGTAAATCATGACTGTGATGATGTTAGTGGTGTTTTACAATTAAATAAAGGTAAAAATACAATTATAATCCAATGGCCAGAAAATATGGAAAATATAATTATTTCTAAAAAAATTAATTAA
- a CDS encoding SseB family protein, translating to MTNLDNIKLKELMKIEPESMSKQEYESFVEEFKKSQLLLPVEIYSNNDVNEPLSFKPVTIEENGCKCIPLFTDNEELKKGNPPVSTIAIFMKDLKDMLENAFEIDEIMINLSSEYTMCIDLNSFFDLFEVKNDPNNWIFDKARPLNQEVKVYYREEKPLMKKQAVDGIYSSKDPFKASVNMYFDDHIPYLNVLILPKNTKTVYLGGMIDPETSCDILLAPETEFEFVSQEDEHTMLWKCVNQKFYDN from the coding sequence ATGACTAATTTAGATAATATTAAACTTAAAGAATTAATGAAAATTGAACCTGAATCTATGAGTAAACAAGAATATGAAAGCTTTGTTGAAGAATTTAAAAAGTCACAACTTTTACTTCCTGTTGAAATATATTCTAATAATGATGTAAATGAACCTCTTAGTTTTAAACCAGTTACAATTGAAGAAAATGGATGTAAATGTATTCCTTTATTTACTGATAATGAAGAATTAAAAAAAGGTAATCCTCCAGTTTCTACAATAGCTATTTTCATGAAAGATTTAAAGGACATGCTTGAAAATGCTTTTGAAATTGATGAAATCATGATAAATCTTTCTAGTGAATATACTATGTGCATTGATTTAAATTCTTTTTTTGATTTATTTGAAGTAAAAAATGATCCTAATAACTGGATTTTTGATAAAGCTAGACCTTTAAATCAAGAAGTTAAAGTTTATTATCGTGAAGAAAAACCTTTGATGAAAAAACAGGCAGTTGATGGTATTTACTCTTCTAAAGATCCATTTAAAGCAAGTGTAAATATGTATTTTGATGATCATATTCCTTATTTAAATGTATTGATACTTCCAAAAAATACTAAAACTGTTTATTTGGGAGGAATGATTGATCCAGAAACAAGTTGCGATATTCTTTTAGCTCCTGAAACAGAATTTGAGTTTGTAAGCCAGGAAGATGAACATACTATGCTTTGGAAGTGTGTTAATCAAAAATTTTATGATAATTAA
- a CDS encoding TIGR00289 family protein: protein MNVAVLFSGGKDSTMALYNALESGENVKYLLSMKSINDESYMFHVPNIHITDLLAEALEIPIITVETQGIKEEELEDLKKAFEKLKKLNVEAVYTGALYSTYQKSRIEKLGDEVGLKIVSPYWHVDELEYMKKILSLGFEVIISGVSAYGLDESWLGRKIDDKAIDELVEINKKIGINLAFEGGEAETLAIDGPIFKKRIKILKDIKQWHLDSGVYIIEEAQLEDK, encoded by the coding sequence ATGAATGTTGCAGTTTTATTTTCTGGAGGGAAAGATAGTACTATGGCATTGTATAATGCTTTAGAATCTGGTGAAAATGTTAAATATCTTCTTTCCATGAAATCTATTAATGATGAATCTTATATGTTCCATGTTCCAAATATTCATATAACTGATTTACTTGCAGAAGCTTTGGAAATTCCAATTATTACAGTTGAAACTCAAGGAATTAAGGAAGAAGAACTTGAAGATTTAAAAAAAGCATTTGAAAAACTTAAAAAATTAAATGTGGAAGCTGTTTATACAGGTGCACTTTATTCAACTTATCAAAAATCAAGAATTGAAAAATTAGGTGATGAAGTAGGCCTTAAAATAGTATCTCCTTATTGGCATGTGGATGAACTTGAATACATGAAAAAAATTCTTTCTTTAGGTTTTGAAGTTATTATTAGTGGAGTTTCTGCTTATGGTTTAGATGAATCATGGTTAGGTAGAAAAATAGATGATAAAGCTATTGATGAATTAGTGGAAATCAATAAAAAAATTGGTATTAATTTAGCTTTTGAAGGTGGTGAAGCAGAAACATTAGCTATTGATGGTCCAATTTTTAAAAAAAGAATTAAAATTTTAAAAGATATAAAACAATGGCATTTAGATAGTGGTGTGTATATTATTGAAGAAGCTCAATTAGAAGATAAATGA
- a CDS encoding nucleoside monophosphate kinase, giving the protein MNIMGISGLPGSGKSLVSEIATNKGAVVVSMGDIIREEAKKRGESSKETATNLRKEHGKYIVAQLTIEKIKQMIKDKLATTIIVEGIRSPFEVKMFKENFDNFIILSIFANPNLRFKRLQQRNREDDSQNYEDFVKRDKMELDFGIGNVISLSDKIIINEKDLESYEKEIDEFLKENISL; this is encoded by the coding sequence ATGAATATAATGGGAATATCAGGATTACCTGGATCTGGAAAAAGTTTAGTATCTGAAATTGCAACTAACAAAGGAGCAGTAGTTGTAAGTATGGGAGACATAATACGTGAAGAAGCTAAAAAAAGAGGAGAAAGCTCAAAAGAAACTGCAACCAATCTTAGAAAAGAACATGGAAAATATATTGTAGCTCAATTAACTATTGAAAAAATCAAACAAATGATTAAAGATAAATTAGCTACAACAATCATTGTAGAAGGAATTAGAAGTCCATTTGAAGTGAAAATGTTTAAAGAAAACTTTGATAATTTTATAATTTTATCTATCTTTGCAAATCCTAATTTACGTTTCAAAAGATTACAACAGAGAAATAGAGAAGATGACTCTCAAAATTATGAAGATTTTGTAAAAAGAGATAAAATGGAATTAGACTTTGGAATTGGAAATGTAATCTCATTATCTGATAAAATAATTATTAATGAAAAAGATTTAGAAAGCTATGAAAAAGAAATAGATGAATTTTTAAAAGAAAATATTTCCCTTTAA
- a CDS encoding 4-phosphopantoate--beta-alanine ligase has product MIPKSHPRYESLVLRDKIVKAQKEGYLADSAMIAHGRGEAFDYLLGERTVFPAKRAMYVAVATILLSENPVISVNGNTTALAIDEVIEFAKTVNAKIEINLFYRTDERVEKITKLYKKHGYEQILGTKDDDIKYLKSIKNERASASKTGIYTADTVLVPLEDGDRAEILSKTGKKTITIDLNPLSRTSKTSDISIVDNVIRAFPFMTQIAKDLKTQDKNLLINMINDFDNKENLKESLKLFKIK; this is encoded by the coding sequence ATGATACCTAAATCACATCCACGTTATGAATCATTAGTTTTAAGAGATAAAATAGTTAAAGCACAAAAAGAAGGATATTTAGCTGATTCTGCAATGATTGCGCATGGCAGAGGAGAAGCCTTTGATTATCTTCTTGGTGAAAGAACTGTATTCCCTGCTAAAAGAGCAATGTATGTAGCAGTAGCTACAATATTACTATCTGAAAATCCAGTCATATCCGTGAATGGAAATACAACTGCATTAGCTATTGATGAAGTAATTGAATTTGCAAAAACAGTGAATGCTAAAATTGAAATTAATTTATTTTACAGAACTGATGAAAGAGTAGAAAAAATAACTAAACTCTATAAAAAACATGGATATGAACAAATACTTGGAACAAAAGATGATGACATTAAATACTTAAAAAGTATTAAAAATGAAAGAGCTTCAGCTAGTAAAACAGGTATTTACACTGCAGATACTGTACTCGTACCTTTAGAAGACGGAGATAGAGCAGAAATTCTAAGTAAAACTGGTAAAAAAACAATAACTATTGATTTAAACCCTTTATCTAGAACTTCAAAAACTTCAGACATTTCAATTGTTGACAATGTTATACGTGCATTTCCTTTCATGACACAAATAGCTAAAGACTTAAAAACTCAAGATAAAAACCTTCTAATAAACATGATAAACGACTTCGACAACAAAGAAAACCTTAAAGAATCATTAAAATTATTTAAAATAAAATAA
- a CDS encoding ribonuclease H-like domain-containing protein: protein MTPKEEHERYLLEAILSNSISSDNPSNKAKEKARKNSPSYFKALKENLMVEYENKKLLDIEGSKIINTDVGETLSIVKSEKIDFKLDENNFRNQMNYNLKLIPRIGVKTEQNLKNAGYETIDSLKNHDKYGDYASKFIDNIDEMSFKEIVSLLNKNKYGKKCRDNLIKCASIPDVENFKFMDIETLGLSNVPIILIGVAEIKNNKIISSQYFLRDIYEEPSVLEAYISHLDEDSVHVTFNGAMFDVPFIKNRCRYYRMNPNLDLPHLDLLYFARNLWKNTLPNCQLQTIEKYIFGIERSGDVPGQYIPGYYQTYLTEKNIGPIVPIIDHNRQDIISLANFLMKMYDIVNDS from the coding sequence ATGACACCAAAAGAAGAACATGAAAGATATTTATTAGAAGCAATATTATCTAATTCAATATCTTCAGATAATCCATCAAACAAAGCTAAAGAAAAAGCTAGAAAAAATTCTCCATCATATTTTAAAGCATTAAAGGAAAATTTGATGGTAGAATATGAAAATAAAAAATTATTGGATATTGAAGGTAGTAAAATCATCAATACTGATGTAGGTGAAACATTATCTATAGTTAAAAGTGAAAAAATAGATTTTAAATTAGATGAAAATAATTTTAGGAATCAAATGAATTATAATCTTAAATTAATTCCAAGAATAGGTGTTAAAACAGAACAAAACCTAAAAAATGCGGGTTATGAAACAATAGATTCACTTAAAAATCATGATAAATATGGGGATTATGCAAGTAAATTTATAGATAATATTGATGAAATGTCATTTAAAGAAATTGTATCTTTATTAAATAAAAATAAATACGGTAAAAAATGCAGAGATAATTTGATTAAATGTGCAAGTATTCCTGATGTAGAAAACTTTAAATTTATGGATATTGAAACATTAGGTTTATCAAATGTTCCTATTATATTAATTGGAGTGGCTGAAATTAAGAATAATAAAATTATCTCTTCACAATATTTCTTACGTGATATTTATGAAGAACCTTCTGTTTTAGAAGCATATATTTCACATTTAGACGAAGATTCTGTTCATGTAACATTTAACGGAGCAATGTTTGATGTTCCATTTATTAAAAATAGATGTAGATATTATAGAATGAATCCTAATTTAGATTTACCTCACTTGGATTTATTATATTTTGCACGAAACTTATGGAAAAATACTTTACCGAACTGTCAACTTCAAACTATTGAAAAATATATTTTTGGAATTGAAAGAAGTGGTGATGTTCCTGGACAGTACATTCCAGGATATTATCAAACTTACTTGACTGAAAAAAATATAGGTCCTATAGTTCCAATTATTGATCACAATAGACAAGATATTATTTCACTAGCTAATTTTTTAATGAAAATGTATGACATAGTAAATGATAGTTGA
- a CDS encoding flagellar protein, protein MGFFDRFKKNKNTNKKVKKVERKRKVIEKQPDIEESQLALREIAVNSKNRHERAQATDSITNQYVALDIAKHVTDRAIRLIAVNKILDDDLLWDAAENAEFYDVRSFAYERLGENNKSIAEIVINQKKNKHVTEIFEKIEDEETLKNISINAIDKKFRRLALEKIENGDILRDIAFEAKDNEIRKRAVNKDNFNNEDILQEVAIKDKDDVVRIAAINKINNEDKLVEIAKNEENTKVRNVLLSKIENPKLLENIALTSQTADIRLDLVKRLDNEKLLEKMALEDKDTIVRTEAIKKLDNEEILTKIAKTEVDRLARQSAVKKLTSSEILVEIALEDKDQFVRAHAINNPNLNDENLFVKIVVNTSFKETADEAMEHIKQEKSFIEILHNAYLEEVRKETLSHIDDIKVLIEIIKENKDVEFSLKALNKIDDEEILLKIYEANIAEELSVRAISKIKTQKPLINLIKNETSWRVREAAVKNISNKKILKEVATNDGNEYVRNVAKNRI, encoded by the coding sequence ATGGGATTTTTTGATAGATTTAAAAAAAATAAAAACACTAATAAAAAAGTAAAAAAGGTTGAAAGAAAAAGAAAAGTAATTGAAAAACAACCAGACATTGAAGAATCCCAGTTAGCTCTAAGAGAAATAGCTGTTAACAGTAAGAATAGACATGAAAGGGCACAAGCTACAGATTCAATTACAAATCAATATGTGGCATTGGATATAGCTAAACATGTGACAGATAGGGCTATAAGATTAATAGCAGTAAATAAAATATTAGATGATGATCTTTTATGGGATGCTGCTGAGAATGCTGAATTTTATGATGTTCGAAGTTTTGCTTATGAAAGATTAGGTGAAAACAATAAATCAATAGCAGAAATTGTTATTAATCAAAAAAAGAACAAACATGTAACTGAAATCTTTGAAAAAATTGAAGATGAAGAAACCTTAAAAAACATATCTATTAATGCAATTGATAAAAAATTTAGAAGATTAGCACTTGAAAAAATTGAAAATGGAGATATATTGAGAGATATTGCTTTTGAAGCTAAAGATAATGAAATTAGAAAAAGAGCAGTTAATAAAGATAATTTTAATAATGAAGATATTCTTCAAGAAGTAGCTATTAAAGATAAGGATGATGTAGTAAGAATAGCTGCTATAAATAAGATTAATAACGAGGATAAATTAGTTGAAATAGCTAAAAATGAAGAAAATACAAAAGTAAGAAATGTTCTTTTAAGTAAAATTGAAAATCCTAAATTATTGGAAAATATTGCACTTACTTCTCAAACAGCAGATATTAGATTAGATTTAGTAAAAAGATTGGATAATGAAAAATTACTTGAAAAAATGGCTTTAGAAGATAAAGATACTATTGTTAGAACAGAAGCTATTAAAAAACTTGATAATGAAGAAATTTTAACTAAAATAGCTAAAACTGAAGTTGATAGACTTGCTCGTCAAAGTGCAGTTAAAAAATTAACTTCTAGTGAAATATTAGTTGAAATAGCTCTTGAAGATAAAGATCAATTTGTAAGAGCACATGCTATTAATAATCCTAATTTAAATGATGAAAATTTATTTGTTAAAATAGTTGTAAATACTTCTTTTAAAGAAACAGCTGATGAAGCTATGGAACATATTAAACAAGAAAAGTCATTTATTGAAATTTTACATAATGCTTATTTAGAAGAAGTTAGAAAAGAAACTTTAAGCCATATTGATGATATTAAAGTTTTAATTGAGATTATCAAGGAAAATAAAGATGTTGAATTTTCATTAAAAGCTTTAAATAAGATTGATGATGAGGAGATTTTACTTAAAATTTATGAGGCAAATATTGCAGAAGAGTTATCTGTTAGAGCTATTTCTAAAATAAAAACACAAAAACCTCTAATTAATTTAATTAAGAATGAAACTTCATGGAGAGTTCGTGAAGCTGCTGTTAAAAATATTTCTAATAAAAAGATTCTTAAAGAAGTTGCAACAAATGATGGAAATGAGTATGTAAGAAATGTTGCAAAAAATAGAATTTAA
- a CDS encoding 4Fe-4S binding protein, with the protein MKTFTKIAKIYFSPSNTTRKIVDEIANKFEGTQEEYNLLSKSSENISKEFDKNTLVIVGMPIFAGRLPKTSRDKLTNFKGENNPTIAIVNYGNANIGDALLELNELLKENEFNIIGTGATISQHSIITDIATGRPDNKDLDKLYKFIEQCKDKLKSEKFNNITVPGNKPYCEYKKVPLTPTCDESSCIFCYECVSSCPEGAIPDMDPTETSPDLCSACTACIFACPEDARYFTGELFESMKTKFLNNFSKRKESEFYL; encoded by the coding sequence ATGAAAACATTTACAAAAATAGCTAAAATCTATTTCAGCCCATCAAACACAACAAGAAAAATTGTAGATGAAATAGCTAATAAATTTGAAGGTACGCAAGAAGAATATAATCTATTAAGTAAATCTAGCGAAAATATTTCAAAAGAATTTGATAAAAATACATTAGTAATTGTAGGAATGCCCATTTTTGCAGGAAGACTTCCAAAAACATCAAGAGACAAATTAACTAATTTTAAAGGAGAAAATAATCCAACAATAGCTATTGTAAATTATGGAAATGCAAATATTGGAGATGCACTACTTGAATTAAATGAGTTATTAAAAGAAAATGAATTTAATATAATTGGAACTGGAGCAACCATAAGCCAACATTCAATTATTACGGATATTGCAACAGGTAGGCCAGATAATAAAGATTTAGACAAACTTTACAAATTTATAGAACAATGTAAAGATAAATTAAAATCAGAAAAATTTAATAACATCACAGTTCCAGGTAACAAACCATACTGTGAATATAAAAAGGTACCTTTAACTCCAACATGTGATGAATCTTCATGTATTTTTTGTTATGAATGTGTATCATCATGTCCTGAAGGAGCTATACCTGACATGGATCCGACTGAAACATCCCCTGATCTTTGTAGTGCATGTACTGCATGTATTTTTGCCTGCCCAGAAGATGCAAGATACTTTACTGGAGAATTATTTGAAAGTATGAAAACAAAATTCTTAAATAACTTCAGCAAAAGAAAAGAAAGTGAATTTTATTTATAA
- a CDS encoding Coenzyme F420 hydrogenase/dehydrogenase, beta subunit C-terminal domain, with translation MGNKKTAMVGTPCQILAATKINRYEEKTGGSPIDVKIGLFCMENFSYQYLKRYLKDQGIELFEVKEFRIEKGQFIAYLIDGNVFKIPIAETEPFTRKNCHICTDYTADVSDISVGSVGSPEYQSTVIVRSKKGKQIMDACIDGGYIEAESISQKGQELLEKIANRKITKNTRIYKKREAVGRPVLSKRQISEDEFYDECGKCQFNNLQNDVISVGSCVLCGACEYVCPNGAIQINNRKPVSIKECEEDCHACYFACPRTFISDSIYPTDIDEQPLGKYIEIYSVKADSIMGQDGGVVSAILVYLLENNIVDEVSVVGEDKDAPWRPESYLTSKIQDVIKAAGTKYSTTTIGFKALTNKK, from the coding sequence ATGGGTAATAAAAAAACAGCTATGGTAGGTACTCCTTGCCAAATTTTAGCTGCTACAAAAATTAATAGATATGAGGAAAAAACTGGTGGTTCTCCTATTGATGTTAAAATAGGTTTGTTTTGTATGGAAAACTTTTCATATCAATATCTTAAAAGATATTTAAAAGATCAAGGTATTGAATTATTTGAAGTTAAAGAGTTTAGAATAGAAAAAGGACAATTTATTGCATACTTAATTGATGGTAATGTGTTTAAGATACCAATAGCTGAAACAGAACCATTTACTCGTAAAAATTGCCATATTTGTACTGATTACACTGCAGATGTTTCAGATATTTCTGTTGGGTCTGTTGGGTCTCCAGAATATCAATCAACTGTTATTGTAAGATCTAAAAAAGGTAAACAAATAATGGATGCTTGTATTGATGGAGGTTATATTGAAGCAGAATCAATTTCTCAAAAAGGACAAGAATTACTTGAAAAAATAGCTAATCGAAAAATTACTAAAAATACAAGAATATATAAAAAAAGAGAAGCTGTTGGAAGACCAGTTTTATCAAAAAGACAAATATCTGAAGATGAATTTTATGATGAATGTGGTAAATGTCAATTTAACAACTTACAAAATGATGTAATTAGTGTTGGATCTTGTGTTTTATGTGGTGCTTGTGAATATGTATGTCCAAATGGAGCTATTCAAATAAATAACAGAAAACCAGTATCTATAAAAGAATGTGAAGAAGACTGCCATGCATGTTACTTTGCATGTCCTAGAACATTTATTAGTGATTCAATTTATCCTACTGATATTGATGAACAACCTTTAGGAAAATATATTGAAATATACTCTGTAAAAGCAGATTCAATCATGGGGCAAGATGGTGGAGTAGTATCAGCTATTTTAGTGTACTTACTTGAAAATAATATTGTAGATGAAGTTTCTGTTGTTGGTGAAGATAAAGATGCACCATGGAGACCTGAATCTTATCTCACTTCTAAAATTCAAGATGTTATTAAAGCTGCTGGAACTAAATATAGTACTACAACAATTGGATTTAAAGCTTTAACAAATAAGAAATAA
- a CDS encoding M42 family metallopeptidase: MMELMKELSLTPGVSGSEEKISNIIKRELKDVADSIEEDSMGNVIATKKGEKKAPTVMLASHMDEIGLMVRYIDDNGYVKFSTIGGINDQMLMNQSVIIHSSIGEDVPGVIGSKPPHVTKPEERNKVIKADDMFIDIGAKDQEDAEKMIRIGDKISFRAWFEEYPNDLIMGKALDNRVGCYVMMEVLKRVNTRATVYGVGTVQEEVGLKGAKTSAFKLNPDMAIALDVTLSGDHPGIKPEEAPVVMGKGPAIILADASGRGILTQQSIKDLLIKAGDDNGIDYQLEVSDGGTTDGTAIHLTREGIPTGVLSVPTRYIHTTVSVCSMKDVESTIQLITKAINSL, from the coding sequence ATGATGGAATTAATGAAAGAGCTTTCTTTAACTCCAGGTGTTTCTGGATCTGAAGAAAAAATATCTAACATTATCAAAAGAGAATTAAAAGATGTTGCTGATTCTATTGAAGAAGATAGTATGGGAAATGTAATAGCTACTAAAAAAGGTGAGAAAAAAGCACCTACTGTCATGTTAGCTTCCCATATGGATGAAATTGGATTGATGGTTAGATATATTGATGATAATGGATATGTTAAATTTTCAACAATTGGTGGAATTAATGACCAAATGTTAATGAATCAATCTGTAATTATTCACAGTAGCATTGGAGAAGATGTTCCTGGTGTTATTGGCTCAAAACCACCTCATGTTACAAAACCTGAAGAAAGAAACAAAGTTATAAAAGCAGATGACATGTTTATTGATATTGGTGCAAAAGACCAAGAAGATGCTGAAAAAATGATTCGTATAGGGGATAAAATAAGTTTCAGAGCTTGGTTTGAAGAATATCCAAATGATTTAATCATGGGTAAAGCATTAGATAATCGTGTTGGATGTTATGTGATGATGGAAGTTTTAAAAAGAGTAAATACAAGAGCTACTGTTTATGGTGTAGGTACTGTACAAGAAGAAGTAGGTCTTAAAGGAGCAAAAACTTCTGCATTTAAATTAAACCCTGACATGGCTATTGCATTAGATGTTACTTTATCTGGAGATCATCCAGGAATTAAACCTGAAGAAGCACCAGTAGTAATGGGTAAAGGTCCAGCTATAATTTTAGCTGATGCAAGTGGAAGAGGAATTCTTACTCAACAATCAATTAAAGATTTACTTATTAAAGCTGGTGATGATAATGGAATAGATTACCAGTTAGAAGTAAGTGATGGAGGAACAACTGACGGTACTGCTATCCACTTAACAAGAGAAGGAATTCCAACTGGAGTTTTATCTGTCCCAACTAGATACATTCACACTACAGTAAGTGTTTGTAGTATGAAAGATGTTGAATCAACTATTCAATTAATTACAAAAGCTATAAATTCTTTGTAG
- a CDS encoding thioesterase family protein — protein MFKTTVTPKFGDLDGLRHINNNTLGNWFETGRNELFRIFTPDLKVDYENWKLILVHNDYDYLKQIFLGKDVEIRTHLIKIGNSSFTLGQEAWQDGQLKVKGTCVLVHFDFMEQKSVPIPDDIRVQLEKHLISIDDFGKE, from the coding sequence ATGTTTAAAACTACTGTTACACCAAAATTTGGAGATCTTGATGGTTTAAGACATATTAATAATAATACTTTAGGGAATTGGTTTGAAACAGGAAGAAATGAATTATTTAGAATTTTCACTCCTGATTTAAAAGTTGATTATGAAAACTGGAAATTAATTTTAGTTCATAATGATTATGATTACTTAAAACAGATTTTTTTAGGTAAAGATGTTGAAATAAGAACTCATCTTATAAAAATTGGTAATAGTTCTTTTACATTAGGTCAAGAAGCATGGCAGGATGGCCAGTTAAAAGTTAAAGGAACTTGTGTCCTTGTTCATTTTGATTTTATGGAACAAAAATCAGTTCCAATACCTGATGATATTAGAGTACAACTTGAAAAACATTTAATTTCTATAGATGATTTTGGAAAAGAATAA
- the tsaA gene encoding tRNA (N6-threonylcarbamoyladenosine(37)-N6)-methyltransferase TrmO, translating to MKIELESIGTIHTEFKDVEGMPIQPTGAKGVKGKIIVDEKYANGLKDLQYFSHINIIYLLHKVEGYLLEVKPFMDNNTHGIFATRSPKRPNHIGSSIVKIDKIDDNIIHISNIDVLNNTPLLDIKPYVPQLYEDTIDELKIGWFENNHKKAKSQKSDDRFK from the coding sequence ATGAAAATTGAACTGGAATCTATTGGTACTATACATACTGAGTTTAAAGATGTTGAAGGTATGCCCATACAACCAACAGGTGCAAAAGGAGTAAAAGGAAAAATAATAGTTGATGAAAAATATGCAAATGGTCTAAAGGATTTGCAATATTTTTCCCACATCAATATAATTTATTTGCTCCACAAAGTTGAAGGTTACTTATTAGAAGTAAAACCTTTTATGGACAATAATACACATGGAATTTTTGCAACAAGATCCCCCAAAAGACCAAATCATATCGGTTCTTCAATAGTAAAAATAGATAAAATTGATGACAATATTATACATATATCAAACATCGATGTATTAAACAACACACCATTATTAGATATAAAACCTTATGTTCCCCAATTATATGAAGACACTATTGATGAATTAAAAATAGGTTGGTTTGAGAATAACCATAAAAAGGCCAAATCTCAAAAATCTGATGATAGATTTAAATAA